Genomic DNA from Limanda limanda chromosome 8, fLimLim1.1, whole genome shotgun sequence:
GTGGATTCAAGTCTCTCAAGTGCCTGGAATTATGTCGAACCAAAGTATTGTCGCAAGAAGGACACAAAAAGCTATTAAACCTGGATTAACAAAAATAACTGTTGGTGATCAGACCGCACTCCTCACAAAGCTCTATTCCTGTGAACCCTTGAGTTCCAATCTAGTTAAGAGTTCAGTAAGTACCTTTCTGTAATAGTTTATTTCATACTGCAGATTCTAACAATTAGTCTTTGGAAACACAGCAAGCTGCTCCCTAAACCACTGACATGCTGGTGCTTTCCCAATCATCCAGCGAGAGTTTACAGAAAACACTACCTTGATCCCTCCCAGTGACTTCAACAGCGCAGAACACCATCAGAATAAATGAGCCTCAGAGAAAGCAGTGAAGCTCTAAGGAGTTTGTTCCAGATGTAGTGTTTATTGTCTGCGAAGCTCACATGCGGCGAGGTTAGTGagagtttaaatatttttgcacAGCAACCGTCACCTGCCTGGGGAAACTACAGCACACACCCACCTGTGCCTCCAAATGCAAACAGAAAATATCaagaagagaaaataatgaaagtttttactttgattgtgacattttatttctgtCGAGTGGTTCATCAGAGGATCAGAGAGGTATCAAACATTTCAACAGGACGAACATTGAATTTGGTGCAAAGAACATATATTatcctttatatatttttcagcaCTGTCAACTTGCCTCCcacataaaagaaaaatctaaaaacataataaaagtTCCAGTTTTGGAATGTATCTATTGTACGCATAGGGAACAGCTCTAGTACTATCAACTGTTATAAAAATCGAATTTTTGCTAAAGTATAGcattatttacagtgtgtgacatTATCCCAAGAGTTTTGCAAATTGCCACATTTTATTGAAGAAATGATTTCACATATGATAAAGGCACTGTGCTTTCTTAGTAATGTGTAAATCTACTGACGTGCCAGTGTAAGGGTCACACACATGTGTTTATGGCTGGAACAGATCACAGATCGCCAGCTGTGTTTTTGACACAGAGAACGCTGGGTAGAGAGCATCAGAAAAGGTATGCTGATAGGAATGCATTAATACTAGACTGCCCCCTGGTGTCACATTAAAGAATGATAAAATACCCTCCTCAAAGTCGAGGAACACTCCCACCCTCTGCAGCTTGTCTACGTCCACGGGAACAGAAACCTTGTTGTGCACGGCTTCCACCTTCCTCCGGTCACAGGCGACGCACCAGGAGAAGCTGTTGAAGCCCAGACGGGAGTTGTCCTTTTGGCCCTTCCTCTCTATCTGCCCCTCGCTCAGCCCCACCTTCCATCGGCCCTCGTCCACAGGCACGCTCACTTCCCAGTACCAGCGGCCCCCCTCCAGGGCACAGGAGGCCAGGACTTGTGGGAAGGAGCTGAAGCGAGCCTCGTGCTCCGGGTAGATCTGCTGCGTCTCGTTGTACGTCACCTTCCTGTTGCTGTTCGACAGCTGCAACTTGGAATGAGCTGTGTCTGCATCCAGGATGGGGAGGGTACCATCTaaacacaggaaaagaaaaaagggactatttatagatattttgagattacatttttgaataCGACTAATTGAATGTGGCTCTTTCAGGCCGACAGGATGCTGTGATTCATCAGAGTGGAAAGGAAACTGGTGCAGGGATAAAGGCCTTTTCTTATGGAGCAAAACTTCTTTGGGAGAATGTTTGTCACTACTAACACTATTATCCTGGCTCCCGATCATGTCAGAtttcccccctctttttctttctcatgaaaataatatatcagggaactcaaacacaaacaatttaaaGTTTTCCTCCATTGCTCAGTACAAATCTGGCTGGCAACTTCACTTCTACTGGACGTGCGACTGTTCATCACAGCCGGCAGTGGTCAAAGTTAAATATTGTTGAACTTTGACCGTGGCACACACAAGAGACCGTTGAGCAAAGCacgacaaaaaaaacatctttgcgTGGCGCAGACATGGATCTCAGAGCGTAGCAATCCTGCTTTCCCCtcatttataatattgtattttaaaattaaatgtagatagcctgttatatatttgaagaccaatgtcgccTGTATGattatgagaatgaaagaacaaggaaatgttttggacaatctgaagtggtacatagctgttaatattgaggtgatataatatatagtaattgttgattttcaatcatgactactgacgtctgtaaatacacagttaaatatatttccaatattataacactcattcttgccagaagtgccttttgagtacttaatgctttatgtactaatttctagctTTTTAACAACGGGCAGTTGTGTCCTATCTAAAAGAGCCTAAAGACGTGTCTCACAGAGCAGTCTGTAGAGGTCTCCGTCTTTGCCAGGCATGGGCAGGGTGATCGTGTCCAGACGCTTCTCGGTCCAGTTCTGCAAACACTTCAGCAGAGCCTGATCCACTTCTTCTGGAGCCTCCGACTGCTGCAAACAGCTCCCCAAGTTACTGCCGCTGGGGGGAAAGGAGCagagaaaattatattttgaaaaaaaaacataaattcataTACAGTAAAACAAGCACACTCTGGTAAATATTTAGCAAACAAGGCTGGATAAAGATTTGGTGGTTAAAGGCCGAACAGAAAGCACACACATGACACATCTACAACAAAAGGCTGCAGTGTTTCATAGCATGAGTATCGTCATTGTAACATTTCTTCTAGTAAAACTGTACATAGCAAGGACAAGGTCAACCAACCCTTGAAGACATTTTTACGCAGAATACACACTTGTTGGATCATTCAGCTATTGACATGTTCAACAAAGTAGAAAATCACTTACAGTTGGGTTACTTTGCTGTACTCCTGTCATGTGAGGAAGAAcaaaaagacattttctttGGGTTAGTTTTTAACAGGTTTTATAAAGATattttaacaacaaacaaacggaaacacacaactcaccGTAATGAAGGCCTGCTCCTGAACGCGTTTGTCTCCCTTGGCATCAGCCAGCTCCTCCAGGGTGTGGAGGCCCTGCTGGATGGAGAGCAGGCggctgctgaggaggctgagttTGGCCTCTAGTCCCCCCAGGaccctgctctcctccttcaacacacactgaagagtggactgctcctcctgctccagggCCTCTCTGATGGCTTCGTACTGCTGCTGCACTCCTTTTCGTGCCTCAGTTAAAaccacctggacagagaaaatATACAATCAAGATTCATATTAAGTTTTATATTTCTCATTTGGCATCACATAAAATAGTTGTTTGGTCCCATGTTCCTTCAGATTCATTCTCTTTTCCGTTTCTGATCAGTTAGGGAACAGTTTGTCagattctctgtgtttgtggtcCTGTGTGTTGTCCAGATATTACAAATGATGAGGGGACCTAAATAACACTTTACATATACACATTATGGAGACTTGTCTTCatggtaaataaaaacattttacattgtgTGCGCTGCgctgcaacacaacaccatCCCAGCAGGACCAAACGGAATGAATCTCACCCTTTATTACTGAGCAGTTCTGTATTAAGATAAGTTGTCTTACTCGGGAAGTCTCTTTCTTCTGCTTGAGTTCAGTCACTCTGCTCTCCACTTGCTGTTCAGCGTCCTGCAGTTGTTTGATCTCTTCTTTCAGGTTGCCCTTGGGGAAAATGTGCATCGAAAAAATTTAATGTAATTATGCTATAGATAGGTTTACATCAGGCTTCAACTGTAACCACGACGACTATGCATCTACTACACCCAAATGATACGTCACACGTTTGATTACATTGGTCGATACAAGCATTTCAAAGATTGAATCTGTGTTGATGTTTGCCGATatgtacaaatacaaacactttTATTTCACAACATAAACATTGCAGAAAAGACATGCATTTTTTGTATacttaacattaaataataagGTTAATTCCCTTAGTTTGATATTTTATATGCTCAATATATTTggttggttttatttgttttctttttattaacaGTAAATTATCAAgcctaaaatacattttcttgaCATAAGGTATTAACGATAACGACATCTTATTATCAGAAAATATTCGCTCACTAATATTGGTCTTTGCCACCAAAGATCCAGTCGGGTTCTGGTATGCACCGTATGTGTGGTTCTATATTTCACAACTCACCCTGAGCTCTCGCTCTGCCTCCCGGATGCTGATGCAGACATGGCCGCGGTGTGAGCCTATGACCGTACacaccgtgcacacacacaccacacactgccGACAGTAGATCCTGTTTATCTCCTGGTGCTCCTGGCATCTCCAGGGAGAGATGTCCTCCACCGGAGGAACCAGGGTGTGATTCTGGAACACTGGGGAGTCCAGGTGGGGCCGCAGGTGCTCTGAACACATGGAAGCTCCACACACTAGACAGGTCTTCACAGCAGACTGGTACACAGTTTTGGGGCAGTAATGGCAGGGCACAGGGCGGGAATATTTGCTCTCC
This window encodes:
- the si:dkey-29p10.4 gene encoding E3 ubiquitin/ISG15 ligase TRIM25; its protein translation is MGNLLDTPTSCPLCSELTMEPVTLKCNHRFCQRCIGDLWSVTPDGPYHCPEWRCKTVYRTLPFDRSLMSSPGRWAAATSSKDEQTKLDAALKRPSLSSRLLGKRKASAPPPEQPATKRSTVESPCERPSDLEMPTASISDKSKRSTGLETSEKKVHPESAQSESGDGPSCSNKSDSKAAPASDALRDASNQQSQRKAAVVTLVDSDSSDEVDICEAPPLTTPRRDTQGAESHASPRKPASHANLDSFPGVSQPEKDKSPAPHVKPPLVSTKHSAASGSSNSVGVFYTTESKYSRPVPCHYCPKTVYQSAVKTCLVCGASMCSEHLRPHLDSPVFQNHTLVPPVEDISPWRCQEHQEINRIYCRQCVVCVCTVCTVIGSHRGHVCISIREAERELRGNLKEEIKQLQDAEQQVESRVTELKQKKETSRVVLTEARKGVQQQYEAIREALEQEEQSTLQCVLKEESRVLGGLEAKLSLLSSRLLSIQQGLHTLEELADAKGDKRVQEQAFITEYSKVTQLGSNLGSCLQQSEAPEEVDQALLKCLQNWTEKRLDTITLPMPGKDGDLYRLLYGTLPILDADTAHSKLQLSNSNRKVTYNETQQIYPEHEARFSSFPQVLASCALEGGRWYWEVSVPVDEGRWKVGLSEGQIERKGQKDNSRLGFNSFSWCVACDRRKVEAVHNKVSVPVDVDKLQRVGVFLDFEEGILSFFNVTPGGSLVLMHSYQHTFSDALYPAFSVSKTQLAICDLFQP